A genomic segment from Diceros bicornis minor isolate mBicDic1 chromosome 5, mDicBic1.mat.cur, whole genome shotgun sequence encodes:
- the MESP2 gene encoding mesoderm posterior protein 2, with protein sequence MAQSPPLQNLPGHDHWIFPQGWGWAGHSDSTSPASSSDSSGSCHWDGARMPPQPAPPARSAHAAEAAPTAPRRVRSGPAGGQRQSASEREKLRMRTLARALHELRRFLPPSVAPAGQSLTKIETLRLAIRYIGHLSAVLGLSEESLQRRRQRYTDAPLPRGCSLCPDGGTTQAQTQAQARGPGLASATRAVASWAFPPACPEAPAAPEVLGNRIPDMGPWVTPPDCPGMQSPTHLSQGRARDAALWTPPQVFSGTQTSPESRNYATPWTPSPSAGELAAVYQGISVSLESCLLPEIPPLLPHPACQRLQPQTQWGCWSRSAEVLPSSEDQGPGPAFQLSDESPPQSSGLRLSGCPELWQEDLEGPHLGIFY encoded by the exons ATGGCCCAGTCCCCTCCTCTTCAGAACCTCCCGGGCCACGACCACTGGATCTTCCCACAAGGTTGGGGCTGGGCCGGCCACTCCGACTCCACGTCTCCGGCCTCCTCCTCGGACTCGTCGGGCTCGTGCCATTGGGACGGCGCCCGCATGCCCCCGCAGCCCGCGCCCCCGGCCCGCAGCGCCCATGCCGCAGAGGCCGCCCCGACGGCGCCGCGACGTGTGCGCTCCGGACCCGCCGGCGGGCAGCGGCAGAGCGCCAGCGAGCGCGAGAAGCTGCGCATGCGCACGCTGGCCCGCGCGCTGCACGAGCTGCGCCGCTTTCTGCCGCCGTCCGTGGCGCCCGCCGGCCAGAGTCTGACCAAGATCGAGACGCTGCGGCTGGCCATCCGCTACATCGGTCACCTGTCGGCCGTGCTCGGCCTCAGCGAGGAGAGCCTGCAGCGCCGGCGCCAGCGGTACACTGACGCGCCGCTCCCTCGGGGCTGCTCGCTCTGCCCCGACGGCGGCACCACGCAGGCGCAGACGCAGGCGCAGGCGCGCGGCCCGGGCTTGGCCTCAGCCACCCGCGCCGTGGCGTCCTGGGCATTCCCGCCAGCCTGCCCCGAGGCCCCGGCGGCGCCCGAGGTCCTGGGGAACAGGATCCCTGACATGGGTCCCTGGGTGACACCGCCTGACTGCCCTGGGATGCAGTCGCCCACACATCTGTCCCAAGGGAGAGCCCGCGACGCGGCCCTTTGGACGCCGCCTCAAGTCTTTTCGGGAACGCAGACGTCCCCAGAGTCCAGGAACTACGCCACGCCCTGGACGCCGTCCCCCTCGGCCGGGGAGCTGGCTGCAGTGTACCAG GGtatctctgtgtctctggagTCCTGTCTGTTGCCAGAAATCccacccctcctgccccacccagCATGCCAGAGACTCCAGCCTCAGACCCAGTGGGGATGCTGGAGCCGCAGTGCAGAGGTGCTCCCCAGCTCAGAGGACCAGGGACCAGGCCCTGCCTTCCAGCTCAGTGATGAAAGCCCTCCCCAGAGCTCAGGCCTGCGTCTCAGTGGCTGCCCTGAACTTTGGCAAGAAGATCTGGAGGGGCCCCACCTGGGCATCTTCTACTAA